Proteins encoded in a region of the Trypanosoma brucei gambiense DAL972 chromosome 11, complete sequence genome:
- a CDS encoding histone deacetylase 2, whose product MVVEPPASIPPVAVIVSTDVDAPASLPALQHNKLIIDMVRHYGCTPFPRKEVGGEAAFCNDIFEWVDRNLPSVDVEDMTVFHDESYVRYLSLREVASGDDEHVLSFSGCSNVRGTPSKRFASRRCSAPLPPFVLFPQNGDKRFNLVGDSAPFSGMWRFTQAVVSGTLAATRLLAQPSRFAAIHWMGGKHNAKRASAGGSCLVNDVVLAVLELRKLLPANRNVVLAVDLDAHHGDGAQEAFLSDPRVVTLSLHAYGIGIFPGTGSLEEIGSGLGRGYTMNIPLPVGATDALVVPMAQRGIYSAFRRAGVELGAVVVVCGSNSLSGDPYGLLNLTIGGYQRILRTLLTESASHSAKVLMLGGSCNVDVVAARLAGVLTRDVFSCATALRNGETSYFSWSPDLSTDKGVEVPEDCEYFTMYGPSFLMHSLPLAVVDEVHHFPPDSVLFSRMRQIAAKGERNSQMRDRAARKTVIEDDEEEESESEEEDTDEEEETESEGDENTSSQEGTDEEVVIDEDEETNGEGDEDTSSQEGNDEEEDTDETVLTDHVREGFPCLKERICGSLSEGQ is encoded by the coding sequence ATGGTTGTGGAGCCTCCTGCTTCCATCCCGCCGGTAGCAGTCATCGTTAGTACCGATGTAGATGCACCCGCTAGTCTTCCCGCGCTTCAGCACAACAAACTCATCATTGATATGGTGCGTCATTACGGCTGCACCCCTTTCCCCCGGAAGGAAGTAGGCGGTGAAGCTGCCTTTTGTAATGACATTTTTGAATGGGTCGATCGCAATCTACCAAGTGTTGATGTGGAAGATATGACTGTGTTCCACGACGAGTCATACGTGCGCTATTTGAGTTTACGCGAGGTGGCTTCAGGGGATGATGAGCACGTTCTCTCATTTTCAGGATGCAGCAATGTAAGGGGCACGCCATCAAAAAGATTCGCTTCTAGACGTTGCTCAGCCCCCCTGCCACCGTTCGTGCTTTTCCCACAAAATGGGGACAAAAGGTTTAACCTCGTGGGTGACAGCGCGCCTTTCTCTGGTATGTGGCGATTCACTCAGGCCGTTGTATCAGGTACACTTGCGGCCACTCGCTTGCTCGCGCAGCCATCCCGATTCGCCGCTATTCATTGGATGGGTGGGAAACATAATGCAAAGCGCGCTTCAGCTGGGGGTTCGTGCTTGGTCAATGACGTTGTTCTCGCCGTATTAGAGTTACGCAAACTTCTACCAGCGAATAGAAATGTGGTTCTTGCGGTTGATCTTGACGCTCATCATGGTGATGGGGCGCAGGAGGCTTTTCTGTCGGATCCTCGAGTAGTTACCCTATCTCTTCATGCGTACGGTATAGGAATCTTCCCCGGAACCGGTTCGTTGGAAGAAATAGGGAGTGGTTTGGGACGCGGCTACACCATGAACATTCCACTGCCTGTGGGGGCAACTGACGCTCTTGTTGTGCCGATGGCCCAGCGTGGCATCTATTCTGCGTTCAGGAGGGCCGGGGTCGAGTTGGGAGCAGTAGTCGTCGTTTGTGGGTCGAATTCCTTATCTGGAGATCCCTATGGCCTTTTGAATTTAACCATAGGAGGATACCAACGGATTCTTCGTACGCTCCTTACCGAGTCTGCAAGTCATTCTGCGAAAGTGCTCATGCTAGGTGGTAGTTGCAACGTGGATGTGGTCGCGGCCCGTCTGGCCGGGGTACTGACACGCGACGTATTTAGCTGTGCAACCGCTCTACGTAACGGTGAAACCAGCTACTTCTCGTGGTCTCCCGACCTGTCGACAGACAAGGGTGTTGAAGTTCCCGAGGACTGTGAATATTTTACCATGTACGGACCTTCCTTTTTGATGCATAGCCTCCCGCTCGCTGTAGTTGACGAAGTCCACCACTTTCCACCTGATTCTGTCCTTTTTTCCCGAATGCGCCAAATTGCAGCGAAGGGGGAACGGAACAGTCAGATGAGGGACAGGGCGGCCCGTAAGACTGTCATTGAggatgatgaagaggaagaatcagaaagtgaggaagaggacactgatgaggaagaggagactGAGAGTGAAGGAGATGAGAATACCAGCTCCCAAGAGGGTACTGACGAGGAAGTTGTAATcgatgaggatgaggaaacTAACGGTGAAGGGGATGAAGACACTAGTTCCCAAGAAGGCAATGACGAGGAAGAGGACACTGATGAGACCGTCCTTACTGATCACGTTAGAGAAGGGTTTCCTTGTCTAAAAGAGCGCATCTGTGGGAGTCTAAGTGAGGGACAGTGA